From a single Thermithiobacillus plumbiphilus genomic region:
- a CDS encoding HEAT repeat domain-containing protein, with translation MMTFVITDELEKLQDRLEDPDAQVRRIAVMELVDTGNEAAVPMLIEALHDVEAGVRTEAARGLEEFQNNAILMPLLDALEDCDAGVREAAAHTLEELKHPGLADLFLERLQRPDPFVRASVLRAIRSLRLPDSLAPSLAALSDMNADVRREAAGVLGYLKDPEALPAIAQVARNDLDPEVRRMAVGALGFSDSGLTMQALVAAISDSHWQVREEAAAMIGKLALAETDDALISVMLDDFWQVRAKAAISLGKIKSRRAVPVLSEALFHDVSNLRKEAALALGEIGDLRAVPFLRKAQLDPDPDVRKLADWALAKMPA, from the coding sequence ATGATGACATTTGTTATTACTGATGAATTGGAAAAGCTGCAGGACCGGCTGGAAGATCCCGATGCCCAGGTTCGACGTATTGCGGTCATGGAGCTGGTGGACACCGGTAATGAAGCAGCCGTGCCGATGCTGATTGAAGCATTGCACGATGTAGAGGCCGGAGTGCGAACAGAGGCAGCACGAGGTCTCGAAGAGTTTCAGAATAATGCCATCCTCATGCCCCTTCTAGATGCGCTGGAAGATTGTGATGCCGGTGTGCGTGAAGCTGCGGCCCATACTTTGGAGGAACTGAAGCATCCCGGCCTGGCCGACCTGTTCCTGGAACGCCTGCAACGGCCCGATCCCTTCGTGCGTGCCTCAGTGTTGCGGGCTATACGTTCCTTGCGATTACCTGACAGCTTGGCGCCATCGTTGGCCGCTTTGTCAGACATGAATGCCGACGTACGTCGCGAAGCAGCAGGCGTTCTAGGTTATCTGAAGGATCCGGAAGCTTTGCCTGCGATTGCCCAAGTAGCGAGGAATGATCTCGATCCCGAGGTGCGCCGCATGGCTGTTGGTGCACTGGGCTTCTCGGATAGCGGATTAACAATGCAGGCCCTCGTTGCAGCCATCTCCGATAGCCATTGGCAGGTACGGGAGGAAGCGGCGGCAATGATCGGTAAACTTGCATTGGCCGAAACCGATGACGCCTTGATTTCTGTGATGCTGGATGATTTCTGGCAGGTACGCGCCAAGGCGGCGATCAGCCTCGGCAAAATCAAAAGCAGGCGAGCGGTGCCTGTTCTCTCAGAAGCGTTATTCCATGATGTGAGCAATCTGCGCAAGGAGGCAGCCCTGGCGCTGGGTGAAATAGGAGATCTAAGAGCTGTTCCATTTTTACGAAAGGCACAATTGGACCCGGATCCTGATGTACGCAAGCTAGCCGATTGGGCTCTGGCGAAGATGCCTGCCTGA
- the fdxA gene encoding ferredoxin FdxA, giving the protein MTFVVTENCIRCKYTDCVEVCPVDCFHEGPNFLVIDPEECIDCTLCEPECPANAIFAETDLPPDQIHFVELNAELARSWPVISESREPLAEAAQWDGIQDKMGLLLR; this is encoded by the coding sequence ATGACTTTTGTCGTAACCGAGAACTGCATTCGCTGCAAATATACAGATTGTGTGGAGGTGTGCCCGGTGGATTGCTTTCATGAAGGGCCTAACTTCCTTGTCATTGACCCAGAAGAATGCATTGATTGCACTCTCTGTGAACCTGAATGTCCGGCCAATGCCATTTTTGCTGAAACAGATCTACCGCCCGACCAGATCCACTTCGTCGAGTTGAACGCGGAACTTGCCAGAAGCTGGCCAGTGATCAGTGAAAGCAGGGAACCGCTGGCGGAAGCAGCTCAGTGGGACGGGATCCAGGATAAAATGGGGCTATTATTGCGCTGA